A stretch of the Streptomyces sp. NBC_00078 genome encodes the following:
- a CDS encoding NAD(P)/FAD-dependent oxidoreductase, with translation MARVLVIGGGIAGTATALALCKAGLDVAVYEAHPDSAEDLGAFLTLASNGMRALAQIDASRAVTALGFPLTSMRVLDDAGAELAQVPLGEAAAPLLQFRCLRRGDLNSALQEEAARRGIAVRHGARLTSVQDGPADVTAHFSDGSTATGDLLIGADGLNSTVRQLISPDRRPLYAGQRVFYGYTGTAPLSEPAARITMVRGSTAAFGFAVSPDGETYWFARVSGDPLSADELAHGSPAGWRELLVPSLRKDATPAADIVAATGDDLLVTNATELPAGTPWRSGRTLLVGDAAHAASPATGVGASMALEDAVVLGKALRDAPDTDAALSLYENLRRPRVEHNIAVSGNISRGGSSTPPATRSPAASRPGEDELARLLEWESDLRDIAQA, from the coding sequence GTGGCACGAGTACTTGTCATCGGCGGCGGAATCGCCGGTACCGCGACGGCGCTGGCCCTGTGCAAGGCGGGCCTCGACGTCGCCGTGTACGAGGCGCATCCCGACTCCGCCGAGGACCTGGGCGCGTTTCTCACCCTCGCGAGCAACGGCATGCGGGCGCTCGCCCAGATCGACGCCTCCCGCGCGGTCACGGCACTCGGCTTCCCGTTGACATCGATGCGGGTCCTGGACGACGCGGGCGCCGAGCTGGCCCAGGTGCCGCTGGGCGAGGCCGCCGCCCCCCTCCTCCAGTTCCGCTGCCTGCGCCGCGGCGACCTCAACTCCGCGCTGCAGGAGGAGGCGGCACGCCGCGGTATCGCCGTCCGGCACGGCGCCCGCCTCACCTCCGTCCAGGACGGACCTGCCGACGTCACCGCGCACTTCAGCGACGGCAGCACGGCCACCGGCGACCTGCTGATCGGCGCCGACGGCCTGAACTCCACGGTCCGACAGCTGATCAGCCCCGACAGGCGGCCGCTCTACGCCGGCCAGCGGGTCTTCTACGGCTACACCGGCACCGCTCCCCTGTCCGAACCGGCCGCGCGCATCACCATGGTGCGCGGCAGCACGGCCGCCTTCGGCTTCGCCGTATCACCCGACGGGGAGACGTACTGGTTCGCGCGCGTGTCCGGCGACCCGCTGTCCGCCGACGAACTCGCGCACGGCTCACCGGCCGGATGGCGCGAGCTGCTGGTGCCGTCGCTGCGCAAGGACGCCACGCCCGCCGCGGACATCGTCGCCGCCACCGGTGACGACCTCCTGGTCACCAACGCCACCGAGCTGCCCGCCGGCACACCCTGGCGCTCCGGCCGGACCCTGCTCGTCGGCGACGCGGCCCATGCGGCCTCCCCCGCGACCGGAGTGGGCGCGTCGATGGCGCTGGAGGATGCCGTGGTTCTCGGGAAGGCGCTGCGCGACGCGCCGGACACCGATGCCGCGCTCTCCCTCTACGAGAACCTGCGCCGTCCTCGCGTGGAGCACAACATCGCCGTCAGCGGCAACATCTCCCGCGGTGGCTCCTCGACACCGCCCGCCACCCGCAGCCCGGCCGCGTCCCGGCCCGGGGAGGACGAACTGGCACGGCTCCTGGAGTGGGAGTCGGATCTGCGGGACATCGCACAGGCCTGA